A genomic window from Eleginops maclovinus isolate JMC-PN-2008 ecotype Puerto Natales chromosome 9, JC_Emac_rtc_rv5, whole genome shotgun sequence includes:
- the LOC134870251 gene encoding uncharacterized protein LOC134870251 isoform X3, whose translation MAGLSGLKILLLWTGILIMAKCQVTSPNKTDSTQAPQPLKCSYTVKPIQFGFQIDMTKNFTTGNYTININEKGRPDTRHKYSIQFSESNSAHAIKHLKPCTDYEHNVAFIDGAGKETPRYCTNQINTTRTLGMNQGDIKGKKCMPGYVCYNSEWDISSSLSTPNNISAVTCKRDEKEICFKPRYNDICTDLTTTFTSGNCAKNINLHTSITADFLNPSEISKTIPTKLPAEIKTNLPPNCKHLNITYTCLEDGKPNELNLTDLEPYTNYNCTGQIMHNNVIINKTTAIQFRIDCDLTISILELSVTNNSIHLSWNTHSEKCGDVLSNLPKLSYECSCQPRSEEYRMNQTINAGNTGGSCTISRLEPYTKYECAVQPKYNKSNVAGVNKKTTRTKIGVDNALIVRLVFFILTSLAFALVLYKIYTLRLRKSRNDENVDENEAIELTEIYENVSGPECRYRDTT comes from the exons ATGGCAGGTCTCTCTGGTCTTAAGATCCTGCTGCTCTGGACTGGGATCCTCATTATGGCCAAGT gtcaaGTGACATCTCCAAATAAAA CAGACAGCACTCAAGCCCCTCAACCTCTGAAGT GTTCCTACACGGTCAAACCCATCCAGTTTGGCTTCCAGATAGACATGACGAAGAACTTTACGACTGGCAACTACACCATCAACATTAATGAAAAGGGCCGACCAGATACCAGACACAAGTATTCTATTCAGTTCTCCGAGAGTAACTCAGCTCATGCAATCAAACACCTGAAGCCCTGCACTGACTATGAGCATAATGTGGCATTTATTGATGGTGCTGGCAAAGAAACACCCCGTTACTGCaccaatcaaataaatacaaccaGGACATTAGGAATGA ATCAAGGTGACATTAAAGGTAAAAAATGCATGCCTGGATATGTTTGTTACAATAGTGAATGGGACATCAGCTCTTCACTATCAACACCAAATAATATTTCAGCTGTGACGTGCAAAAGGGACGAAAAGGAGATCTGTTTTAAACCTCGTTACAATGACATTTGCACCGATTTGACTACAACGTTCACTTCAGGAAACTGTGCTAAAAACATTAACCTCCACACAAGCATCACTGCTG ATTTCTTAAATCCAAGtgaaataagtaaaacaatCCCAACTAAACTTcctgcagaaataaaaacaaatttgcCACCAAACTGCAAACATCTCAACATCACTTACACCTGTCTGG AAGATGGAAAACCCAATGAATTGAATCTTACCGACCTGGAGCCCTACACAAACTACAACTGTACCGGTCAGATCATGCACAACAATGTCatcataaacaaaacaactgctATCCAGTTCAGGATTGACTGTG ATCTTACTATAAGCATCTTAGAGCTAAGTGTCACCAACAATTCCATTCATCTGAGctggaacacacacagtgagaaatGTGGAGATGTCCTTTCTAATCTTCCGAAGCTTTCTTATGAGTGCAGCTGTCAGCCTAGATCTGAGGAATACAGAA TGAATCAAACAATTAATGCAGGAAATACAGGAGGCTCATGTACAATTAGTAGACTGGAACCATACACCAAGTATGAGTGTGCAGTCCAGcccaaatacaataaaagtaaCGTTGCAGGAGTTAATAAAAAAACGACTAGGACAAAGATTGGAG TTGACAATGCTCTCATTGTTCGCTTGGTCTTCTTCATCTTGACATCTCTGGCCTTCGCCTTAGTGCTCTATAAGATCTACACTCTGAGGCTCAGAAAGTCCAGGAA TGATGAAAATGTGGATGAAAATGAAGCGATTGAACTTACGGAAA TTTATGAGAATGTGTCTGGACCTGAATGCCGCTATAGAGACACAACCTGA
- the LOC134870251 gene encoding receptor-type tyrosine-protein phosphatase C-like isoform X2: MAGLSGLKILLLWTGILIMAKYSTQAPQPLKCSYTVKPIQFGFQIDMTKNFTTGNYTININEKGRPDTRHKYSIQFSESNSAHAIKHLKPCTDYEHNVAFIDGAGKETPRYCTNQINTTRTLGMNQGDIKGKKCMPGYVCYNSEWDISSSLSTPNNISAVTCKRDEKEICFKPRYNDICTDLTTTFTSGNCAKNINLHTSITADFLNPSEISKTIPTKLPAEIKTNLPPNCKHLNITYTCLEDGKPNELNLTDLEPYTNYNCTGQIMHNNVIINKTTAIQFRIDCDLTISILELSVTNNSIHLSWNTHSEKCGDVLSNLPKLSYECSCQPRSEEYRMNQTINAGNTGGSCTISRLEPYTKYECAVQPKYNKSNVAGVNKKTTRTKIGVPGRIQDLMLDLTQHNVIKATCKAPHTLNGPVESIRYIARLYIGGVLKYTLNETKCKFEFKDLSYSTNYSVEVTASYGGDESDIIEGSTSISFDNALIVRLVFFILTSLAFALVLYKIYTLRLRKSRNFFLLSDENVDENEAIELTEIYENVSGPECRYRDTT; this comes from the exons ATGGCAGGTCTCTCTGGTCTTAAGATCCTGCTGCTCTGGACTGGGATCCTCATTATGGCCAAGT ACAGCACTCAAGCCCCTCAACCTCTGAAGT GTTCCTACACGGTCAAACCCATCCAGTTTGGCTTCCAGATAGACATGACGAAGAACTTTACGACTGGCAACTACACCATCAACATTAATGAAAAGGGCCGACCAGATACCAGACACAAGTATTCTATTCAGTTCTCCGAGAGTAACTCAGCTCATGCAATCAAACACCTGAAGCCCTGCACTGACTATGAGCATAATGTGGCATTTATTGATGGTGCTGGCAAAGAAACACCCCGTTACTGCaccaatcaaataaatacaaccaGGACATTAGGAATGA ATCAAGGTGACATTAAAGGTAAAAAATGCATGCCTGGATATGTTTGTTACAATAGTGAATGGGACATCAGCTCTTCACTATCAACACCAAATAATATTTCAGCTGTGACGTGCAAAAGGGACGAAAAGGAGATCTGTTTTAAACCTCGTTACAATGACATTTGCACCGATTTGACTACAACGTTCACTTCAGGAAACTGTGCTAAAAACATTAACCTCCACACAAGCATCACTGCTG ATTTCTTAAATCCAAGtgaaataagtaaaacaatCCCAACTAAACTTcctgcagaaataaaaacaaatttgcCACCAAACTGCAAACATCTCAACATCACTTACACCTGTCTGG AAGATGGAAAACCCAATGAATTGAATCTTACCGACCTGGAGCCCTACACAAACTACAACTGTACCGGTCAGATCATGCACAACAATGTCatcataaacaaaacaactgctATCCAGTTCAGGATTGACTGTG ATCTTACTATAAGCATCTTAGAGCTAAGTGTCACCAACAATTCCATTCATCTGAGctggaacacacacagtgagaaatGTGGAGATGTCCTTTCTAATCTTCCGAAGCTTTCTTATGAGTGCAGCTGTCAGCCTAGATCTGAGGAATACAGAA TGAATCAAACAATTAATGCAGGAAATACAGGAGGCTCATGTACAATTAGTAGACTGGAACCATACACCAAGTATGAGTGTGCAGTCCAGcccaaatacaataaaagtaaCGTTGCAGGAGTTAATAAAAAAACGACTAGGACAAAGATTGGAG TGCCAGGAAGAATCCAGGATCTGATGTTGGATCTTACACAGCATAACGTGATTAAGGCAACCTGTAAAGCTCCACATACATTGAATGGACCTGTTGAGTCAATACGTTATATCGCACGTCTTTATATTGGTGGTGTCCTGAAGTACACTCTGAATGAAACCAAATGCAAGTTTGAATTCAAAGATTTAAGCTACTCAACCAATTACAGTGTGGAG GTGACTGCTTCTTATGGAGGTGACGAGAGCGATATCATCGAAGGATCTACATCTATTTCCT TTGACAATGCTCTCATTGTTCGCTTGGTCTTCTTCATCTTGACATCTCTGGCCTTCGCCTTAGTGCTCTATAAGATCTACACTCTGAGGCTCAGAAAGTCCAGGAA CTTTTTCCTTCTCAGTGATGAAAATGTGGATGAAAATGAAGCGATTGAACTTACGGAAA TTTATGAGAATGTGTCTGGACCTGAATGCCGCTATAGAGACACAACCTGA
- the LOC134870251 gene encoding receptor-type tyrosine-protein phosphatase C-like isoform X1, producing the protein MAGLSGLKILLLWTGILIMAKCQVTSPNKTDSTQAPQPLKCSYTVKPIQFGFQIDMTKNFTTGNYTININEKGRPDTRHKYSIQFSESNSAHAIKHLKPCTDYEHNVAFIDGAGKETPRYCTNQINTTRTLGMNQGDIKGKKCMPGYVCYNSEWDISSSLSTPNNISAVTCKRDEKEICFKPRYNDICTDLTTTFTSGNCAKNINLHTSITADFLNPSEISKTIPTKLPAEIKTNLPPNCKHLNITYTCLEDGKPNELNLTDLEPYTNYNCTGQIMHNNVIINKTTAIQFRIDCDLTISILELSVTNNSIHLSWNTHSEKCGDVLSNLPKLSYECSCQPRSEEYRMNQTINAGNTGGSCTISRLEPYTKYECAVQPKYNKSNVAGVNKKTTRTKIGVPGRIQDLMLDLTQHNVIKATCKAPHTLNGPVESIRYIARLYIGGVLKYTLNETKCKFEFKDLSYSTNYSVEVTASYGGDESDIIEGSTSISFDNALIVRLVFFILTSLAFALVLYKIYTLRLRKSRNDENVDENEAIELTEIYENVSGPECRYRDTT; encoded by the exons ATGGCAGGTCTCTCTGGTCTTAAGATCCTGCTGCTCTGGACTGGGATCCTCATTATGGCCAAGT gtcaaGTGACATCTCCAAATAAAA CAGACAGCACTCAAGCCCCTCAACCTCTGAAGT GTTCCTACACGGTCAAACCCATCCAGTTTGGCTTCCAGATAGACATGACGAAGAACTTTACGACTGGCAACTACACCATCAACATTAATGAAAAGGGCCGACCAGATACCAGACACAAGTATTCTATTCAGTTCTCCGAGAGTAACTCAGCTCATGCAATCAAACACCTGAAGCCCTGCACTGACTATGAGCATAATGTGGCATTTATTGATGGTGCTGGCAAAGAAACACCCCGTTACTGCaccaatcaaataaatacaaccaGGACATTAGGAATGA ATCAAGGTGACATTAAAGGTAAAAAATGCATGCCTGGATATGTTTGTTACAATAGTGAATGGGACATCAGCTCTTCACTATCAACACCAAATAATATTTCAGCTGTGACGTGCAAAAGGGACGAAAAGGAGATCTGTTTTAAACCTCGTTACAATGACATTTGCACCGATTTGACTACAACGTTCACTTCAGGAAACTGTGCTAAAAACATTAACCTCCACACAAGCATCACTGCTG ATTTCTTAAATCCAAGtgaaataagtaaaacaatCCCAACTAAACTTcctgcagaaataaaaacaaatttgcCACCAAACTGCAAACATCTCAACATCACTTACACCTGTCTGG AAGATGGAAAACCCAATGAATTGAATCTTACCGACCTGGAGCCCTACACAAACTACAACTGTACCGGTCAGATCATGCACAACAATGTCatcataaacaaaacaactgctATCCAGTTCAGGATTGACTGTG ATCTTACTATAAGCATCTTAGAGCTAAGTGTCACCAACAATTCCATTCATCTGAGctggaacacacacagtgagaaatGTGGAGATGTCCTTTCTAATCTTCCGAAGCTTTCTTATGAGTGCAGCTGTCAGCCTAGATCTGAGGAATACAGAA TGAATCAAACAATTAATGCAGGAAATACAGGAGGCTCATGTACAATTAGTAGACTGGAACCATACACCAAGTATGAGTGTGCAGTCCAGcccaaatacaataaaagtaaCGTTGCAGGAGTTAATAAAAAAACGACTAGGACAAAGATTGGAG TGCCAGGAAGAATCCAGGATCTGATGTTGGATCTTACACAGCATAACGTGATTAAGGCAACCTGTAAAGCTCCACATACATTGAATGGACCTGTTGAGTCAATACGTTATATCGCACGTCTTTATATTGGTGGTGTCCTGAAGTACACTCTGAATGAAACCAAATGCAAGTTTGAATTCAAAGATTTAAGCTACTCAACCAATTACAGTGTGGAG GTGACTGCTTCTTATGGAGGTGACGAGAGCGATATCATCGAAGGATCTACATCTATTTCCT TTGACAATGCTCTCATTGTTCGCTTGGTCTTCTTCATCTTGACATCTCTGGCCTTCGCCTTAGTGCTCTATAAGATCTACACTCTGAGGCTCAGAAAGTCCAGGAA TGATGAAAATGTGGATGAAAATGAAGCGATTGAACTTACGGAAA TTTATGAGAATGTGTCTGGACCTGAATGCCGCTATAGAGACACAACCTGA